Proteins encoded by one window of Aspergillus puulaauensis MK2 DNA, chromosome 4, nearly complete sequence:
- a CDS encoding uncharacterized protein (COG:L;~EggNog:ENOG410PQ68;~InterPro:IPR036397,IPR013520,IPR012337,IPR013087;~PFAM:PF00929;~go_function: GO:0003676 - nucleic acid binding [Evidence IEA]), with product MSKGKQTAKLPPSGGGTVYCHTCRKSFVNADALLPLPSPSSADKPAASPTNKKSMCIQCNRQFQSKAALRSHEKDSPKHKTIPKVPPGASSRITKAPAAGLNRREEIVTAPETEAGGSNVKGNNNIEAPLADLGHQSCPLPLPRLRLHPPKASALKGDPDVDIGLTEVDLLVDGLVLSFFEAGPDATKTDSPVASLPGEDQEKNANSESYELVVPDVPAPWSSIPLSERDVVLDALQAQCHSMESLAGEGYWTQTPSPVDIDMGRKCSDCGVAKQRISTHPEESQGIIRGRGKATPKKSRCGNCKQPGNSKGCIIYSAHDFAPPNANLGKMAPTPAFNRDALKAVVLDCEMVGVLGASGRECSELVRVSAVDFLSGELILDTYVSPQGHVTCWRTKFSGVNPSVLAEKKREGKLIKGWQAARDLLWRFIDAQTVLIGHSLNNDLAVLGMVHTRVVDSAMVTRVAVAEDCKRRWALRKLAQQFLVLDIQAGNDGHDCVEDTYAAREVVLWCLRNASRLQAWGADERRAMAGNTKGKKSLVTRAVEVASAN from the exons ATGTcgaaaggaaaacaaacgGCCAAATTACCCCCCAGCGGTGGAGGGACTGTCTACTGCCATACCTGTCGGAAATCCTTCGTCAATGCAGATGCTCTAC TCCCATTACCTTCACCCTCCAGCGCTGATAAGCCAGCGGCCTCGCCGACAAACAAGAAGTCCATGTGCATTCAATGCAACAGGCAGTTCCAAAGCAAAGCAGCATTGCGAAGTCATGAAAAGGACTCCCCGAAACACAAAACCATCCCAAAAGTTCCACCAGGAGCTTCCTCCAGAATCACGAAGGCACCTGCCGCAGGCCTAAATCGCAGGGAAGAGATAGTAACGGCCCCAGAGACAGAGGCAGGCGGAAGTAACGTTAAGGGGAATAACAACATTGAAGCGCCACTAGCAGACTTAGGGCATCAATCATGCCCACTCCCACTACCACGCCTACGGCTACACCCACCCAAAGCATCGGCTCTGAAAGGGGATCCGGATGTTGACATTGGTCTTACGGAGGTCGATCTTTTGGTGGACGGGTTGGTACTATCCTTCTTCGAAGCTGGCCCAGACGCGACGAAAACCGATAGCCCAGTTGCTTCGTTACCAGGGGAGGATCAGGAGAAGAATGCCAATTCCGAGAGCTACGAACTAGTTGTACCCGACGTTCCTGCACCGTGGTCGTCGATCCCCTTGAGCGAGCGTGACGTGGTGCTGGATGCTCTGCAAGCGCAATGCCACTCCATGGAATCCCTGGCGGGGGAAGGATACTGGACCCAGACGCCATCGCCGGTGGATATTGACATGGGCAGAAAATGCAGTGACTGCGGAG TCGCAAAGCAAAGAATCAGTACACACCCAGAGGAGTCG CAAGGGATAATACGTGGTCGCGGCAAAGCGACACCAAAGAAGTCCCGGTGCGGTAACTGCAAGCAACCCGGTAATTCAAAGGGCTGTATCATCTACTCTGCCCATGACTTCGCACCCCCAAATGCAAATCTAGGCAAGATGGCACCTACACCAGCATTCAACCGGGACGCTCTCAAGGCCGTCGTGCTGGACTGTGAAATGGTCGGAGTCCTTGGTGCGAGTGGCCGCGAATGCAGCGAGCTTGTCCGTGTCAGTGCGGTCGACTTCCTAAGCGGCGAACTTATACTTGATACCTACGTCTCTCCGCAGGGCCACGTAACATGCTGGCGCACGAAGTTCAGCGGCGTCAATCCATCTGTTCtcgcggagaagaagcgggagGGGAAGTTGATAAAGGGCTGGCAAGCTGCAAGGGATCTGCTATGGCGGTTTATTGATGCGCAAACGGTACTCATTGGGCATAGTCTTAATAACGATCTTGCTGTCCTTGGAATGGTACACACCCGCGTTGTTGACTCGGCTATGGTAACGCGGGTTGCGGTTGCTGAAGATTGCAAGCGACGTTGGGCGCTGAGGAAACTCGCTCAGCAGtttcttgttctggataTCCAAGCCGGAAATGATGGTCATGATTGTGTTGAAGATACCTATGCGGCGCGTGAAGTTGTATTGTGGTGCCTGCGAAATGCATCCAGGCTGCAGGCCTGGGGTGCTGATGAACGGAGAGCCATGGCGGGAAATACAAAAGGGAAGAAGTCCCTCGTCACAAGGGCCGTTGAGGTAGCATCTGCGAATTGA